One Rossellomorea aquimaris DNA window includes the following coding sequences:
- a CDS encoding VTT domain-containing protein: MDERLVAAFALMEASGYLAPVLFILFHILRQFLFIPVALVCMAGGVLFGSIFGTLYSLIGLTLLSITFYFVIKSFTSFYEKLLRLKEKWFGRNATLTTGQIAILRLIPFVHYQLLNLCLLERKKKLKPFIRASVISNIPLAFFYTVFGQYIKQFSPPILVMIFLALIVLFYLLREKVKVIEWREFFPGK, encoded by the coding sequence ATGGACGAACGGTTAGTTGCTGCATTCGCCCTCATGGAAGCTAGTGGGTATTTGGCTCCTGTTCTGTTTATCTTGTTTCATATCCTAAGGCAATTTCTGTTCATCCCCGTAGCCCTTGTATGTATGGCGGGAGGAGTGCTGTTCGGAAGTATATTCGGCACTCTGTATTCATTAATCGGATTAACGCTCTTATCTATTACTTTTTATTTTGTAATAAAGAGCTTTACCTCTTTCTATGAAAAGCTCCTGAGACTGAAAGAAAAATGGTTTGGGAGGAATGCCACTCTCACAACCGGTCAAATTGCTATTCTGCGGTTGATTCCTTTTGTCCATTATCAGCTTTTGAACCTTTGTTTACTTGAACGCAAGAAAAAGCTTAAACCTTTCATCCGGGCCTCTGTTATTTCTAATATTCCCCTGGCGTTTTTTTACACGGTTTTCGGTCAATACATCAAACAATTTTCCCCTCCTATTCTCGTCATGATTTTTCTGGCACTGATCGTCCTATTTTACCTTCTAAGAGAAAAGGTAAAAGTGATTGAATGGAGAGAGTTCTTTCCGGGTAAATAA
- a CDS encoding DUF1294 domain-containing protein, which translates to MGTLTSIIYLYAIVINIIGFIIMGKDKRKAKRNEYRIKESTLWQVAILGGSIGAYMGMKVYRHKTKHKVFAFGFPLLVMLHSLLFIWLNTKL; encoded by the coding sequence ATGGGTACGCTAACAAGTATCATATATCTATATGCCATTGTCATCAATATCATCGGTTTTATCATCATGGGTAAGGATAAAAGGAAGGCGAAGCGAAATGAATATCGCATCAAGGAGAGTACTTTGTGGCAGGTGGCGATTCTCGGGGGCAGCATCGGCGCATATATGGGAATGAAGGTATACAGGCACAAAACGAAACATAAAGTATTCGCTTTCGGTTTTCCTCTGCTTGTCATGCTTCATAGCCTGCTTTTTATCTGGCTGAATACTAAGTTGTAG